From the genome of Numenius arquata chromosome 9, bNumArq3.hap1.1, whole genome shotgun sequence:
ccagcatccccagcagcatcacCCACCCCAGCATCTGCTGAGCCAGCCCCACTGAGCCCCTGCTAGTGTGGCCCTGCTGCTGTCCGTGCTGTCACCAGCCCTGTGACATAAGCTCCCAGGTTTTAGCATGTCTCCGTTGCCAGCGGGGACGATGTTTCTTTGCCTTTGTCACTCCCATAGGAACATGCAGCACCTCTTCTACCGCCTGGTTTCAGACACTATTTCCagcttgttggttttttcccttgcGTAATGTCTTGTTTACACTTTACCCTCCAGCCCTTTGGcttcagcagctcctctgctgtgagagaTGATGTCCTGAGGGAAGTCACATCTCAGGGCAGCCCTggacccttcctgccctccacGTGTTTGCTTAGCCAGCTCCCCTCTGTTtgctgctgggagcagaggcagggccAGCTTAGGGCCACCAAGCTGACACAGAGCTTTGCTGGTCTTGTCCTATCATCCCTCGCCTGCTCTgaaatttctttgagcaaaaaCATTGAGCTCTGCTACAGAGCCAGACTCCTAGCTCTTCGGGGCTGGCACTGGCACGCAGTGCTGCAGCAATGGCTCCATTGGTGTCTCCAcggccttcctcctcccccccccccatcactgtCACCCGGCGGGGACAGAGCCAGGCACAGATCCATCGCTCCAGCACAGCGGGCAACCGGCCAGAGAGGCCATGGGCTGGTTTTGTCTTTGCTGCCAGCCCATGCAGAGGCACAGGGTGTGCAGAGGTCAGGCGCTCTCAAGGCTTTTAGGTTCTTTGTGTCTTAGTAAACTGGGGAGGAAAAATGTCTCTAGGACTCTGGGACATCGGTTCCCACTTGCCACCCCCTTGAGCGGGTCTGAGCTCACTGTCCCCACCTGCCACCCCTTCTTCTGTGTCCCtgtcctctgctgctctcctttggcttTGTTTCACCAGTCAGCAGGGAAATAGGGTGTCAAGTCCCTCCTCAGCGTGAAGCTGGCACCCTGCAGCCCAAGGGTGCTCTGGGGCAGTGTGCCAGGGTGTGCAGTCCACGTGGGTGGCTCCCGAGCAGGGCCTGTGCTGAGTGCCCTGCCCCAGTGCCAGCCTGTGcccggtggccctggggacattTGTGCCCAGCCACATGCTGCCAACCATCTCTGGTTGCAGCCAGGCTCTGTTTGCTTCCCTCTGCAACAGCGACAAGGCAGAGCATTCCTGCAGACACTGGGAAGGAGGGTACTGGTGGGATCTtgatgcctcagtttcccaggtGAGGGGCGAGTGGCGCTGCTCCCAACTGCTGTGTGCTCTGGCATCATGAAGGGGAATTGGGGGTGCAGGACCCCAGCCAGGGGCAGTGCCCTGGTGCTGGAGCTACCAGATCCAGGCTGCTcctcatgacccagctgcagatGTTGGGCTCAGAGGTGCagtgggctgtgctggggctcagCCCGGGTTGGAGCAGGGGGCTGGAGCCAGGTCTCTCCAGGCTCCTTCTCTGACatccctgtcctgcctgctcGAACCCAGAGCCATCGGAGGCTTTTTTACCTCCATCCTGCCCGGCTCCACTGTGCGTGGCGAGGATGGTGCTGGGGCAGCCACGGGACACGGGGTCCCCCTGGGCCCTGCCACTCTCGGAGGGGATGAAGGGACCGAtgtgtgcacctgtgtccacggGTGCCTGCCCGTCCCGCGGGGGTGGCAGTGCCCTCTGCCGTCGCACGGAGCGGCGGAGCGATGCGCAGCCTCTTCCCCCCCTTACTCCGAACTCCTTCCCGCCAGGCACagccgccccccctcccctccggtGTCACCCCCGGCCACCCCACCACCTTCGGGGGGCCGGGACGGGAGGAGAGCGCGGTCGTGGGGGAGCCGGGGAGCCCCCGCCCAGCTCCTCCGCCGGCAGgagcgggggggggccggggaggcgAGGAGGGGCCGTCGGCGGTATGAGCGCTCGGGGGCGGGCACCCGTGGGCTCCGCCGGCTCCAGGCTGGGCTCGGACCGGTAAAGCACGTGTTGGAGCAGAGGGGACCCGCGGGCGGAGCGGGGACACGCAGCCCCGCCACGCGTCCGTGGGGCACGGGAAagcgtgagtgtgtgtgtgtgcgcgcgtttGCACGCGTctttgtgtgcttgtgtgtgtgtatttgtgtgcatgtttgtgaacatgtgtgtgcatgcatgtgacCAGGGGGTTATCAGCAGGGCAGGGTGCCAGCGCAGAGGACAGGCAGGAGCacagagcagacagacagacagacagacatgggGCGCAGGGAGGGAGCACAGCCCAGCGCGGACGCTGTGAGCGCAGCAACTCCCTCGCACCAAAGTGTGAGCGGAGCCGTTTGGAGCCACCTGCTCCATGGGGGAGTGAGCCGGGTGACCCAGGGGTTGCACATCTGGAAGCAGGGAGACCTCAGGAAGCCACGGGGGTCTGTCAGCATCTCCTCTGGATGAGCCTGGATAACCGGGGCCCCTGTGCCTGGCAGTGTCAGGACGGCAGCGGAGCTGATCGATGCCTTACTCACCACGGAGGCCACGCAAATGGCAAATCCCGGCGTTGTGAAGGCTGCCGGTGGGGCTGGAGACAGCCATGCCGCCCTCCCCCGGGACTCTCTTAGAGTCGATGGAGTTTATTACTTTAACgttatttcctctctctttctgaagAGCATCTTTTCGGCAGTGCTGCTTTGCAAGGAAggagccagcccctggcaggggtAGCGTCTCAGCACCGAGCTCTGCTTGCCCAGCGGTGGCAGAGGAAGCCCCCGGCACCCCCCTGGCTCACCTGCCAGCCTCTCTGCTGACGGAGGACGAGAGGAAGAAGGTGGATAAGTGCAGGCGGCTTCTTTGAGCTGAGCaccaaggggagagcagtggcaGGATTTCATTAGCCTGCCTCTTAAGGCAGTGAAGTCTCCATCCCCACCCACACTCCCTCCCCGGCCTGATCCTGTCCAGTGcaggggtggtgggacctcagacTTCATCTGGAGCTTCCCAACAAGCCGTAAGTCCTTCTTGGGTTGGAAAATCAATTTTCCTTCTGGCTGTTTTATGGTCGCCCCATCAACCCCTCTACACAGCTGGTAGAGTCAGAGCCAGGATCGGTTTTTGGGGTTGGCTTTGGGGCGGTATCCTGGTCTGctttgggagcagggagaggggacagtCCTGCTGAGATCCCCCTGATGATGGGGCAAAGGGATCAAGGTGGGCTGGGGAGCTGTCAGGTTTGTTTCTGGATGGGAAATGGGGCAAGGAGTGCTTGGGAACCCCAGAGAGAGGTTTGGGGGAGATTTTGGGTGGTTTCCCAAAGAAGAGGCTATgactggggcaggatgggggtgaGAGTGCAGACCCGTGGTGATCAGCAGCATCCTGGCACCCTGACACCAGCAGCGAGAGGGGCAGAGCAAGCTGGGGCAGCAGAGGCATTGGGAAAGCATCCCACAAAACTCCCTATCTTTCCGCAGCCATGAATCCCTACATCAACTGCTCTGGACCCGAgttccccctgccccagcgaGACTTTCCTGTGGAGCCCATCAGCCCTGACCTCTGCAACAGGACTCACCCAGAGACCTTGTTCGACCCCAAGGATGCCAACCTGACGGAGGAGCAGTTGCGAGATAAGTACCTGGGACCTCGACGGTCCAGCTTCTTTGTCCCTGTCTGTGTCATCTACCTGCTGATCTTCGTGGTGGGAGCCGTGGGCAACACGCTCACCTGCATCGTCATCCTCCGGCACCGGTTCATGAGGACGCCCACCAACTACTACCTGTTCAGCCTGGCTGTCTCTGACCTTCTGGTACTGCTGCTAGGGATGCCGTTGGAGCTGTATGACATGTGGAGCAACTACCCCTTCCTGCTGGGTGCTAGCGGCTGCTATTTCAAGACGTTGCTCTTTGAGGCCGTCTGCTTCGCCTCCATCCTCAACGTCACAGCCCTGAGCGTGGAGCGCTACATCGCTGTGGTGCACCCGCTCAAGGCTAAGTATGTGGTGACCAGGAATCATGCCAAGAGGGTCATCGTCACCATCTGGGTCTTGTCAATCATCTGCtccatccccaacaccagcatcCACGGGCTGCAGCCTCTCTACGTGCCCGGCCGAGGACGGGTGCCCGATTCGGAGATCTGCACCCTGGTGAAGCCGCGCTTGACCTACAACCTCATCATCCAGATCACCACCATTGTCTTCTTTTTCTTGCCTATGGGGACCATCAGCATCCTCTACCTGCTGATTGGCCtgcagctgaagaaagaaaagatgctggagACCTTGGGAGCCAAATCTGGTGGCGGCGGTGATGGCCGCGACTGCCACAACACCCGGGGGCAGAAGAAAGTCAAGAGGAGGCAGGTCACGAAGATGCTGTGTGAGTCCAATGCTGGGGACGGGCAGAGCCAGGGGGTATCTCCCAAGGCTGTGTTGGAGGGtgctgggggaaactgaggcaagggcCAGTCCGGAGCACTGAGGCTGGGTCATCCCAGAGAAAGGCTGCGGGGCTGGCTCATGGGGTGTCAGGGCAAAGGCAGATCTGGTGACTCCACTCCAACAGCGGGGATTGCTTGTGCCAACTCCCTCTCAGCTGCGAGACCTCCCCTCCTCCAGGAAAGCGCtgggtgggaaagggaaaggagctgggatgggatgggggaacCTGCTTCCCATCCCCCAGCCCAGACCTCgtgttggtggtgctggtggtggcattTCCCAGAGAGGGACTGgttccttcccagccccacagccactgTAACCATCCCAGGGCAGTGAAGCACTGACCCAAGGCTGGACTGGAGCATCCTTGTGTCCCACCGCTCTATGCTtttgctcccctccccagccctgtccccgcagcctcTGGCCCCCttcctggcagcaggagctggctgcctTTGGGTAGCCGTCTCTCTCCGGCACGCTGACCTCCGCATGCTCCCAGCCCTGTGACGGCACAGCGATGGCGGGTTGCCCAGCCCAGTCCATCGGCAGGGCCAGGGCTGCTTCTCCGTCCTGTCCCAGACAAGTGGTAACTCCGCTTCCCCCGGCACTGGGGATGGGAGAAGGACAAAGGGGACCTGTCCCTGTGTGCCATGGAGATGCAGCATGGCATGGGTATGGCAGGGCAGGGGATCCCAGGACTACCTATACATCATCCCCTTTCCTTTCCATCAGCAGAGCTgggttacaaaaaaaaacaaaaaaaaaaaacccaaaccagagcaCAAGGAAAGAGCTTCTTAGACTTTGCTGGCAAAGGTGGTGGAATGCCCAGAGGCTGGGTGCCCACAGGAGTGTCCCCCAGCCATGCTGCACGaccacgggggctgtggcacagcTGGCTACCTGCCCATGGGGAATGGAGACACATGGCACAGCAGGTCCTGGAGTAGCCCTCgcaggagatggagggagggagatcCTGTCCAGACCTCCAGCCGTTCCATGGCAAGTGAAAAAGGCACTGGGGggcccttcctctctcccctttcctctctcccatgCTTCTTTGGGTGTTCTTTGCTATGGCTGAAGCTGAAATGGGGCAGTGCTTGTTGAGGGACTAGAGGCCCCGTGGTGGGGTGAGCCCTGTCTAGCACCAGCTCCTTGTCTCCCCACAGTCgtgctggtggtggtgtttgGGATCTGCTGGGCCCCCTTCCACACCGACCGCCTCGTCTGGAGCTTCGTCTCCACCTGGACCAGCCACATGCTCCACATGTTCCAGTACGTCCACATCATCTCAGGCGTCTTCTTCTACCTGAGCTCAGCTGCCAACCCCATCCTCTACAACTTGATGTCCACCCGCTTCCGGGAGATGTTCAAGGAGGTCATGTGCCACCCCGGCCACCGCCCACCACAGTCACGGAAATACTCGCCCAGCGTCACCCGCACCACCACCCGCAGCACTGAGTGTGAGCCCATGCCCGGCACCAACGGGCTGCCCCTCTCTGATGCCGAGGAGTAtgagctggaggaggtggaggggggcCAGGCCACCACACATGCAACATCTGTCTGCTGATGAGCAGGAGGACGCAGGGGGATCGGGACTGGCTTTCCCCACCACCAGCATCCATCTTTCCGTGGCACCCATCCCATGGTGGGGAGGGGGTAGGGGTGATGGAGGGGTTCCTTGCCTCTCCATGCCATCCTGCTGGCATGTGAAGACTGGTTTTCTCGGCAGCCCTGCTCCGGGGACACAGTGGTCGTGGCCATGCTGTGCCCTGGATGTGTTGCACCTGCTGCGCTCAGCACCGGGGCTGGTCAAGGCCAGGGTATCCCTTGGGGTGCGGGAACAGCTGGCTTCTATGACAGGGATAACAGCAATCCCCAAAATCGCTCAATCCCTGCAGCCCAGCGGGGTGAGCCTACGGGTATTGGGGGTGTCAGGCACCCTGGGCTGTTTTGGGACACTGTGCTTAATGGGTGCCCTGAGAGGTGCTCACACCCAGGCTGAGACCCACAGGGGTGGGAGAATTTCGCACAGGATGGAGCAGGGAAAAAAGAGTCTGTGGGTACCTTCTTCCTCGAGACCTCCCCAGGGCCCTCTGGCACCCATGTGCCCCTGGTTTTCTTGCACATCCCTTTGATGGTGCCAGCTGGTGTCTGGCTGCGGGGTGCCGGTACGGCTCCTTGCTTCCAACCTTCCTCCTGCTTCAGCCCACCAAGGGCAAGGGAAGGAGCACGGCTGCTCCCTCCAGAGCTGGAGCCTGCAGGGGGAAATATGGGACAACGGGAGCCccaggctgcctgcagccccgAGGCACAGCTTTGCACTTTCCCTGTGCCCCACAAATgttccctgctctccctcctccaaTGTGCATCTGGTGGGTGCCACCCACCTCTTCCTCAGCCCGCTGTGGCCCCCTGCACCTCTAGGGAATGTGGGTAGCCTTCTTCCATCCCTGCCCTGGATGGGCTGAGCCtcactgagaattaaaaaaagacgTTGTTGGCCTGATTTATGCCCTGGTTGTGTCCCCCAGGACCTAGCTCTGCTCCCAGCATATGACTGAACCTGGGCCATCCTCCTGGGGGGTGTCGGGCAGGCTGTGTGCCAGGGGGATGGGCACCAGGGGTGTCCCACCACCTCTGCCTGTGGGCTCTGCTGCCATGGTGGGTCTGTGGGGCTGGTCAGGCTCAGGGCACGGCAGGGAAGGTGTGAGCGGGATGCAGGCACCCTTCCTGGTCTCCGGGATGCTCagatggagctggggctggggccagcacagagggggagctgcctctggagcagTGGCAATCAATCTATCCCCAGACACACGGCTCGGGAAATGTCATGAAAATGCCAGGGAGCGCGGGCTGGCGGGTTGCGCTCCTCCAGGCTGGAAGGACCCATCGATTTACTGTCGGAGATCGATGCCGCTGACTTGGAGGCGTATGCCAGGTCCTCTCGCAGGATGAAATATTAAGGCTCCAAAATGCCACCCGAGGGGCTGT
Proteins encoded in this window:
- the NMUR1 gene encoding neuromedin-U receptor 1, which gives rise to MNPYINCSGPEFPLPQRDFPVEPISPDLCNRTHPETLFDPKDANLTEEQLRDKYLGPRRSSFFVPVCVIYLLIFVVGAVGNTLTCIVILRHRFMRTPTNYYLFSLAVSDLLVLLLGMPLELYDMWSNYPFLLGASGCYFKTLLFEAVCFASILNVTALSVERYIAVVHPLKAKYVVTRNHAKRVIVTIWVLSIICSIPNTSIHGLQPLYVPGRGRVPDSEICTLVKPRLTYNLIIQITTIVFFFLPMGTISILYLLIGLQLKKEKMLETLGAKSGGGGDGRDCHNTRGQKKVKRRQVTKMLFVLVVVFGICWAPFHTDRLVWSFVSTWTSHMLHMFQYVHIISGVFFYLSSAANPILYNLMSTRFREMFKEVMCHPGHRPPQSRKYSPSVTRTTTRSTECEPMPGTNGLPLSDAEEYELEEVEGGQATTHATSVC